A genomic region of Nostoc sp. UHCC 0702 contains the following coding sequences:
- a CDS encoding Uma2 family endonuclease → MTSSLERIPPLESGDRLSRHEFERRYSAMPHIQKAELIEGVVYVASPLRFNSHGKPHGDLIIWLGTYKVYTPGVELGDNSTVRLDLDNEPQPDVVLLIDERLGGQARISSDDYIEGAPELVAEVAASSAANDLYDKKRAYRRNGVKEYIVWQSLENKLDWFSLQNEEYVSLEPGTDGVIKSRVFPGLWLDIQALRTGKMTQVLAVLQQGLNSQEHADFVQQLTRNF, encoded by the coding sequence ATGACATCATCTCTAGAGCGCATCCCGCCGTTAGAAAGTGGCGACAGACTCTCCCGCCACGAATTTGAGCGTCGTTATAGTGCGATGCCACATATTCAGAAAGCAGAATTAATAGAAGGAGTTGTTTACGTGGCATCACCTTTACGTTTCAACAGTCATGGAAAACCTCATGGAGACTTGATAATCTGGCTAGGAACTTACAAAGTTTATACTCCAGGAGTTGAGTTAGGTGATAATTCCACAGTACGGCTAGATTTAGACAACGAACCACAGCCTGATGTAGTACTTTTAATAGATGAACGTTTAGGTGGACAAGCACGTATTAGTAGTGATGATTACATTGAAGGCGCACCAGAATTAGTTGCAGAAGTTGCAGCTAGCAGCGCAGCCAATGACTTATATGATAAGAAAAGAGCCTACCGTCGCAACGGTGTGAAAGAGTACATTGTCTGGCAGAGTTTAGAGAATAAACTCGATTGGTTCAGTTTGCAAAACGAAGAATATGTGTCATTAGAACCGGGTACAGATGGAGTGATCAAAAGTCGTGTTTTTCCTGGTTTGTGGTTGGATATACAGGCATTACGTACAGGAAAAATGACACAAGTTTTAGCCGTGTTACAACAAGGACTGAATAGTCAAGAACATGCAGATTTTGTGCAGCAGCTAACACGAAATTTTTAA
- a CDS encoding nucleotidyltransferase domain-containing protein, which produces MKRIEVEQRTILIGLAGSHGYGLNRPDSDLDFRGVFIAPKRYYLGFDHTEQKDTGWDEPGIFPFLDSNKDTVIYELKKILQLLSGANPNVLELLWLHNYPVLTSVGQKLISHKKLFLSKKVKHTYSGYAFAQIKKMETHRKWLLNPPSKKPLPSDFGIEDEAPLIKDELNAFLEYLYILIKGRIEFLEEAEQLYKLLTADIDFKGVLKQYSLPDETLEYTQKLTNSRKDFIRLLQKSQNYQIALREWKAYLSWQENRNPVRAEMERKSGFDLKHGMHCIRLLRSGLEILQKGEIIVDRRIAGDVEDLRAILKGEYSYEQVMKMAEDLVAHMEIVYEKSTLPAKPDIEQINQLCMELVEMQGW; this is translated from the coding sequence ATGAAAAGAATAGAAGTTGAACAAAGAACAATTTTGATTGGTTTAGCAGGTAGCCACGGCTATGGGTTAAATCGTCCTGATTCAGATTTGGATTTTCGGGGAGTGTTTATTGCACCCAAGAGGTACTACTTGGGATTTGATCATACAGAACAAAAAGATACTGGTTGGGATGAACCTGGTATATTTCCTTTTCTTGATAGCAACAAAGATACAGTTATATATGAATTAAAGAAAATTCTGCAATTATTATCTGGCGCAAATCCTAATGTTCTAGAATTGCTGTGGTTGCATAACTATCCTGTCTTAACTTCAGTCGGTCAAAAGTTAATTAGTCATAAAAAACTCTTTTTGAGTAAGAAAGTCAAGCATACTTACTCTGGTTATGCTTTTGCTCAAATAAAAAAAATGGAAACTCATCGGAAGTGGTTATTAAATCCCCCGTCTAAGAAACCACTCCCATCAGATTTTGGGATAGAAGATGAAGCCCCATTAATCAAAGATGAACTAAATGCTTTTCTAGAGTATCTTTATATCTTAATTAAAGGACGAATTGAATTTTTAGAAGAAGCTGAACAATTATACAAATTACTGACGGCAGATATTGATTTTAAAGGTGTATTGAAACAATATTCTTTACCTGATGAAACTTTAGAATACACTCAAAAGTTAACTAATAGCCGTAAGGATTTTATTCGCCTACTGCAAAAAAGCCAAAACTATCAAATAGCTTTGCGAGAATGGAAAGCTTATTTGTCATGGCAAGAAAATAGAAATCCGGTAAGGGCAGAAATGGAAAGAAAGTCAGGTTTTGACCTCAAGCATGGAATGCACTGCATTAGATTGCTACGCAGTGGACTAGAAATATTGCAGAAAGGAGAGATAATTGTAGACAGAAGGATAGCTGGTGATGTTGAAGATTTAAGAGCAATCCTCAAGGGTGAATATAGTTATGAACAGGTGATGAAAATGGCAGAAGATTTAGTCGCCCACATGGAAATTGTTTACGAAAAATCAACCTTACCTGCCAAACCTGATATAGAACAAATTAATCAATTGTGTATGGAATTAGTAGAAATGCAAGGATGGTAA
- a CDS encoding ribulose bisphosphate carboxylase small subunit: protein MQTLPKERRYETLSYLPPLSDAQIAKQIQYILSQGYIPAIEFNETSEPTELYWTLWKLPLFGAKSTQEVLNEIQGCRSQYSNNYIRVVGFDNIKQCQILSFIVHKPSRY from the coding sequence ATGCAAACTCTACCAAAAGAGCGTCGTTACGAAACCCTTTCTTATCTGCCTCCCCTTTCTGACGCTCAAATTGCCAAGCAGATTCAGTACATCCTGAGTCAAGGTTATATTCCCGCAATTGAGTTCAACGAAACCTCAGAGCCAACCGAATTATACTGGACATTGTGGAAGCTGCCTTTGTTTGGCGCTAAATCTACTCAAGAAGTACTGAACGAAATTCAAGGTTGCCGTTCCCAATATTCCAACAACTACATCCGTGTTGTAGGTTTTGATAACATCAAGCAGTGCCAAATTCTCAGCTTTATCGTTCACAAACCCAGCAGATACTAA
- a CDS encoding TIGR04283 family arsenosugar biosynthesis glycosyltransferase encodes MSQNLGAAKISIIIPTLNEAGNIKEAIATTQPSTNIEIIVVDGGSQDDTVEIAKSLGVKVISSSPGRASQMNASVVAASGEILLFLHADTRLPTDFDVMVRTALQKPGTVAGAFALRIDAPLLSLRWVEWGVNLRSHFWQMPYGDQAIFLTKEVFQQIGKFPELPIMEDFELMRRLKRTGKIGIIPVPVVTSARRWLQKGVLQTTLLNQIVIIAYLLGASPEQIRSWYRQGKFRKT; translated from the coding sequence ATGAGTCAGAATCTTGGCGCTGCTAAAATTTCCATTATTATTCCCACTCTCAATGAAGCAGGAAATATCAAAGAAGCAATTGCAACTACTCAACCCAGTACAAATATAGAAATAATTGTGGTAGATGGCGGTTCCCAAGATGACACAGTAGAAATTGCCAAATCATTGGGTGTAAAAGTTATCTCATCGTCTCCTGGTCGTGCTAGTCAAATGAATGCCAGTGTTGTAGCCGCTAGCGGTGAAATTCTGTTATTCCTCCATGCAGATACGCGTTTACCTACAGATTTTGATGTGATGGTTCGCACAGCTTTGCAAAAACCTGGAACAGTAGCAGGTGCCTTTGCTTTGCGAATTGATGCACCGCTTTTGAGTTTGCGATGGGTGGAGTGGGGAGTGAATTTGCGATCGCATTTTTGGCAAATGCCATACGGTGATCAAGCAATTTTTTTAACTAAAGAAGTATTTCAGCAAATTGGCAAATTTCCTGAATTGCCAATTATGGAAGACTTTGAACTCATGCGTCGTTTAAAACGTACTGGAAAGATTGGAATTATTCCTGTGCCTGTTGTTACCTCAGCTAGGAGATGGTTACAAAAAGGAGTCTTGCAAACTACCTTGCTAAATCAAATAGTTATTATTGCTTATTTACTCGGTGCCTCACCCGAACAAATTCGTAGCTGGTATCGCCAAGGTAAATTTAGAAAAACTTAA
- a CDS encoding type II toxin-antitoxin system RelE/ParE family toxin, translated as MSYTVIISKSVQKQIDNLPNDVIERVIEKIQNLALEPRPEGIVKLKGSDNEYRIRIGDYRVRYEIDDENQLVQILQCKHRKDVYRKG; from the coding sequence ATGAGTTACACGGTCATTATTTCAAAGTCGGTACAAAAGCAGATTGATAACTTACCAAATGATGTAATTGAGCGTGTTATTGAAAAAATCCAAAATCTTGCTTTAGAACCGCGTCCCGAAGGAATTGTCAAGTTAAAAGGTTCTGATAACGAGTATCGTATCCGTATTGGTGATTATAGAGTTCGTTATGAGATTGATGATGAAAATCAACTTGTACAAATTTTGCAGTGCAAACATCGGAAAGATGTTTATAGAAAAGGTTAG
- a CDS encoding chaperonin family protein RbcX: MNLKQIAKDTAKTLQSYLTYQALRTVLAQLGETNPPLALWLQNFSSGKVQDGEAYIKALFKEKPDLALRIMTVREHIAEEVSDFLPEMVRTGIQQSNMEQRRQHLERSTQLNLSNPSPETE, encoded by the coding sequence ATGAATCTTAAGCAAATTGCGAAGGACACTGCCAAGACTCTCCAAAGTTACCTGACTTATCAGGCTCTAAGGACAGTCTTGGCACAGCTGGGCGAAACGAATCCTCCGTTGGCACTTTGGCTGCAAAACTTCTCATCTGGCAAAGTTCAAGATGGAGAAGCATATATTAAGGCACTGTTCAAAGAAAAGCCAGATTTGGCATTGCGGATTATGACTGTCAGAGAACACATAGCCGAGGAAGTAAGTGATTTCTTACCGGAAATGGTTCGTACTGGCATTCAGCAAAGCAACATGGAACAACGTCGCCAGCATTTAGAAAGGAGTACGCAACTCAATTTATCCAACCCCAGCCCTGAAACCGAATAA
- a CDS encoding transcriptional regulator — translation MVMGTVSKGNVTVVSFRQRTGLLMTSVLLGLIALPSIGLVAMTNPAIAQKNGNIIPPKKTPDIKPSETTPVYPASAPPPRVDPLPDERGLEERSLEVDYRVSNLLGDFAGNLWVGSWRGLSHIDPNTGKILGRVNLPNVAIGALAQDKVGRLWVGTYEGLMRVDPNTKEITAQNLFLPSKRVLSLLLDKRGYLWTGTDNGLALVSPDQGLIMTTLKNLPGVSANTMTLDAEGHVWVGTLDGLVRVNSGKGTIMQRIADLPGATVQALTISPEGLIWAGMPNNLLVINPKTGAVLRSVTRLRGRNVTAVRFAKDGSIWVGTSNGLLRLNPNTGAVLDSEVPGLPSSRILTIVPDVGNKLWIGTSEGLAWLMPKMASAKPHLAFSRAVK, via the coding sequence ATGGTTATGGGTACTGTCTCTAAAGGAAATGTCACTGTGGTATCGTTTCGTCAGCGTACTGGTTTATTGATGACTTCTGTGTTGCTGGGTTTGATTGCTCTGCCAAGTATTGGGCTTGTAGCAATGACAAATCCAGCGATCGCGCAAAAAAATGGTAATATCATCCCGCCCAAAAAAACTCCCGATATTAAACCATCCGAGACTACGCCTGTTTATCCCGCTTCTGCACCGCCACCGCGAGTAGACCCTTTACCAGATGAACGGGGACTGGAAGAGCGATCGCTAGAGGTAGATTATCGTGTTAGCAATTTACTGGGAGATTTTGCTGGTAATCTATGGGTGGGTTCTTGGCGGGGATTATCGCACATCGACCCGAACACGGGCAAAATTTTAGGTCGTGTGAATTTACCAAATGTCGCTATTGGTGCTTTAGCTCAAGATAAAGTCGGGCGCTTGTGGGTGGGAACTTATGAAGGACTGATGCGAGTTGACCCCAACACTAAGGAAATTACAGCCCAGAATTTGTTTTTACCTTCTAAACGGGTGTTGTCACTGTTGCTTGACAAACGGGGTTATTTGTGGACTGGAACTGATAACGGCTTAGCCTTAGTTAGTCCCGACCAAGGTTTAATTATGACGACATTAAAAAATTTGCCTGGTGTGAGTGCCAACACTATGACTTTAGATGCTGAAGGTCATGTGTGGGTAGGTACTCTTGATGGACTGGTGCGGGTGAATAGTGGCAAAGGTACGATTATGCAACGTATCGCTGATTTACCAGGGGCGACAGTACAAGCCTTAACTATCAGTCCAGAAGGCTTAATTTGGGCGGGAATGCCGAATAATTTGCTAGTGATTAACCCGAAAACTGGTGCAGTGCTGAGGTCTGTGACTCGGTTGCGTGGGCGTAACGTTACAGCTGTACGTTTTGCAAAAGATGGTAGTATCTGGGTCGGTACTAGCAATGGTTTGTTACGATTAAATCCAAATACAGGAGCTGTATTAGACAGTGAAGTTCCAGGACTTCCTTCAAGTCGGATTTTAACGATTGTGCCTGATGTCGGCAATAAATTGTGGATTGGCACTAGTGAAGGTCTGGCTTGGTTAATGCCCAAAATGGCCAGTGCAAAACCCCATCTTGCTTTCAGTCGCGCTGTTAAGTGA
- a CDS encoding form I ribulose bisphosphate carboxylase large subunit, which translates to MSYAQTKTQSKSGYQAGVKDYRLTYYTPDYTPKDTDILAAFRVTPQPGVPFEEAGAAVAAESSTGTWTTVWTDLLTDLDRYKGRCYDIEPVPGEDNQFIAYIAYPLDLFEEGSVTNMFTSIVGNVFGFKALKALRLEDLRIPVAYLKTFQGPPHGIQVERDKINKYGRPLLGCTIKPKLGLSAKNYGRAVYECLRGGLDFTKDDENINSAPFQRWRDRFLFVAEAITKAQAETGEIKGHYLNVTAPTCEEMLKRAEFAKELKQPIIMHDYLTAGFTANTTLARWCRDNGILLHIHRAMHAVIDRQKNHGIHFRVLAKALRMSGGDHIHTGTVVGKLEGDRAITMGFVDLLRENYVEQDRSRGIYFTQDWASMPGVMAVASGGIHIWHMPALVEIFGDDSVLQFGGGTLGHPWGNAPGATANRVALEACVQARNEGRNLAREGNDIIREAAKWSPELAAACELWKEIKFEFESVDTV; encoded by the coding sequence ATGTCTTACGCTCAAACGAAGACTCAGTCAAAATCTGGGTATCAAGCCGGGGTTAAAGATTACAGACTAACTTATTACACACCCGATTACACACCTAAAGATACAGATATTCTGGCGGCATTCCGGGTTACACCCCAGCCTGGTGTTCCCTTTGAAGAAGCAGGTGCTGCGGTAGCGGCTGAGTCTTCCACTGGTACTTGGACAACTGTATGGACTGACTTGCTCACCGACCTAGATCGCTACAAAGGTCGTTGCTACGACATCGAACCAGTTCCCGGTGAAGATAACCAATTTATTGCTTACATTGCTTATCCTTTAGATCTGTTTGAAGAAGGTTCTGTCACCAACATGTTTACCTCCATCGTAGGTAACGTGTTTGGTTTCAAAGCTTTGAAAGCTCTGCGTCTAGAAGACTTACGGATTCCTGTAGCTTACCTGAAGACCTTCCAAGGCCCTCCCCACGGTATCCAAGTTGAGCGTGACAAAATCAACAAATACGGTCGTCCTTTGCTGGGTTGTACCATCAAACCCAAGCTCGGTCTATCTGCGAAGAACTACGGTCGCGCTGTGTATGAATGTTTACGCGGTGGTTTAGACTTCACCAAAGACGACGAAAACATCAACTCCGCACCATTCCAAAGATGGCGCGATCGCTTCTTGTTTGTAGCTGAAGCAATCACTAAAGCCCAAGCAGAAACCGGCGAAATCAAAGGTCACTACCTAAACGTTACCGCTCCTACCTGCGAAGAAATGCTGAAGCGGGCTGAGTTCGCTAAAGAACTCAAACAGCCCATCATCATGCATGACTACCTGACCGCAGGTTTCACCGCCAACACCACATTGGCTCGTTGGTGTCGTGACAACGGTATTTTGTTGCACATCCACCGCGCGATGCACGCAGTCATCGACCGTCAAAAGAACCACGGTATCCACTTCCGTGTATTGGCTAAAGCCCTGCGGATGTCTGGTGGTGACCACATCCACACAGGTACAGTTGTTGGTAAATTAGAAGGCGATCGCGCCATCACAATGGGCTTTGTTGACCTATTGCGCGAGAACTACGTTGAACAAGACAGATCTCGCGGTATCTACTTCACCCAAGATTGGGCTTCCATGCCTGGTGTAATGGCAGTTGCTTCTGGTGGTATCCACATTTGGCACATGCCCGCACTAGTTGAAATCTTTGGTGATGACTCCGTACTACAATTCGGTGGTGGTACCCTCGGTCACCCCTGGGGTAACGCTCCTGGCGCTACCGCTAACCGCGTCGCCTTGGAAGCTTGTGTTCAAGCCCGTAACGAAGGCCGTAACTTGGCTCGTGAAGGTAACGATATTATCCGCGAAGCTGCTAAGTGGTCTCCTGAATTGGCTGCTGCTTGCGAACTGTGGAAAGAAATTAAGTTTGAATTCGAGTCAGTTGATACTGTCTGA
- the panB gene encoding 3-methyl-2-oxobutanoate hydroxymethyltransferase encodes MVVTTQQLIQWKQQGRSIVALTAWDYAIAQLLDAAGVDLILVGDSMAVVLGYETTLPITLDEMLYHAKSVRRGVKRALVVVDLPFLTYQESLQQAMHSAGRVLKETGAQAVKLEGGYPAMVETIARLVQAGIPVMGHVGLTPQSVHQIGLRQQGKTQQTAERILNEAIALEQAGVFSIVLEHIPVDLAMQISQKLSIPTIGIGAGPHCDGQVLVTSDVLGLSEKQPPFAKVYTNLRETITKAVQDYAEQVRERKFP; translated from the coding sequence ATGGTAGTCACCACTCAGCAATTAATTCAATGGAAACAACAGGGACGTTCAATCGTAGCGTTAACCGCTTGGGATTATGCGATCGCTCAACTCCTCGATGCTGCTGGTGTAGACTTAATTCTTGTGGGGGACTCGATGGCGGTTGTTCTAGGGTATGAAACAACGCTGCCAATTACCCTGGATGAAATGCTCTACCATGCCAAATCTGTGCGCCGTGGTGTGAAACGAGCTTTAGTTGTCGTAGATTTGCCATTTTTGACTTATCAAGAAAGCCTGCAACAAGCGATGCATTCTGCTGGGCGAGTGCTGAAAGAAACCGGCGCTCAAGCGGTAAAGTTAGAAGGTGGCTATCCTGCGATGGTAGAAACTATTGCTCGGTTGGTACAGGCGGGAATTCCAGTTATGGGTCATGTAGGTTTGACACCACAATCAGTCCATCAAATCGGTTTGCGTCAACAAGGAAAGACCCAACAGACAGCAGAAAGAATTTTAAATGAAGCGATCGCTCTCGAACAAGCCGGTGTATTTTCCATTGTCTTAGAGCATATCCCCGTCGATTTGGCAATGCAGATTTCACAAAAATTGAGCATTCCTACCATTGGAATTGGTGCAGGGCCTCACTGTGACGGACAAGTTTTAGTTACTTCTGATGTTCTTGGGCTTTCTGAAAAGCAACCACCCTTTGCCAAAGTTTATACAAACCTGCGCGAGACAATTACCAAAGCTGTGCAGGATTATGCTGAACAAGTGCGGGAAAGGAAGTTTCCGTGA
- a CDS encoding ribulose bisphosphate carboxylase small subunit: MSYYIAPRFLDKLAVHITKNFLNLPGVRVPVILGIHGRKGEGKTFQCELVFEKMGIEVTLISGGELESPDAGDPARLIRLRYRETAELIKVRGKMCVLMINDLDAGAGRFDEGTQYTVNTQLVNATLMNIADNPTDVQLPGSYDSTPLRRVPIIVTGNDFSTLYAPLIRDGRMEKFYWEPNRDDKVGIVGGIFAEDGLSPREVEQLVDTFPNQSIDFFSAVRSRIYDEQIRNFIHEIGFERISLRVVNSVEGPPNFKKPDFSLSHLIESGKLMVGEQKRVENSQLVDQYNRLNRGKNYQSAPPAAEEFSSQPSSNGSQKQKASNTHLSLETQEQIRQILSQGYKISIEHVDERRFRTGSWQSCVNSHIDAESDAISSLESSLAEYSNEYVRLVGIDPKAKRRVIETIIQRPNGKN; encoded by the coding sequence ATGAGTTACTATATTGCTCCTCGCTTTTTAGATAAACTTGCCGTCCACATCACCAAAAACTTTTTGAATCTTCCTGGTGTTCGAGTACCTGTGATTTTGGGAATTCATGGACGTAAAGGTGAAGGCAAGACTTTTCAATGTGAATTAGTCTTCGAGAAAATGGGTATCGAAGTCACCTTGATATCTGGTGGAGAATTGGAAAGTCCAGATGCAGGAGATCCAGCAAGATTAATTCGTCTGCGCTATCGTGAAACAGCAGAATTAATCAAGGTGCGCGGTAAAATGTGCGTGCTGATGATTAATGATTTAGATGCGGGTGCAGGACGTTTTGATGAAGGCACTCAATATACAGTAAATACGCAATTGGTGAATGCCACATTGATGAATATTGCTGATAATCCCACAGATGTGCAGTTACCTGGAAGTTATGATTCCACACCTTTACGTCGTGTGCCGATTATTGTCACAGGTAATGATTTTTCTACTCTCTATGCACCATTAATTCGGGATGGTAGGATGGAGAAATTCTACTGGGAACCCAACCGCGATGACAAGGTGGGAATTGTGGGCGGAATTTTTGCTGAAGACGGACTTTCGCCGCGAGAAGTAGAGCAATTAGTTGATACTTTTCCCAATCAATCGATTGACTTTTTTAGTGCTGTGCGTTCCCGAATTTATGACGAACAAATCCGCAATTTCATTCATGAAATCGGTTTTGAGCGGATTTCTTTGCGTGTGGTGAATAGTGTAGAAGGGCCACCAAACTTTAAAAAGCCAGATTTCAGTTTGTCGCACTTAATTGAGTCTGGTAAATTGATGGTGGGTGAACAAAAACGGGTGGAAAATTCCCAGTTAGTTGATCAATACAATCGACTCAATCGAGGTAAAAATTACCAATCTGCACCACCTGCTGCTGAGGAATTTAGTAGTCAGCCGTCCAGTAATGGTTCTCAAAAACAGAAAGCATCAAATACGCATTTAAGCCTAGAGACACAAGAACAGATTAGACAAATTTTGTCTCAAGGTTACAAAATCAGCATTGAACATGTAGATGAGCGTCGTTTCCGTACAGGTTCTTGGCAAAGTTGTGTTAACAGCCACATTGATGCAGAGTCAGATGCCATCTCAAGTTTAGAATCCAGTTTAGCTGAATATAGCAATGAGTATGTGCGTTTGGTAGGGATTGATCCGAAAGCCAAGCGGCGGGTGATAGAAACGATTATTCAGCGTCCGAATGGGAAAAATTAG
- a CDS encoding Uma2 family endonuclease — protein MTTPETLPTKLPDHTELPESDGTFVKNFQEHPQSILLTDSIQPILQKRHPEGNYCIGQDSGIYWRITDPPQKGAEAPDWFYVPNVPPLLNNQTRRSYVLWQEIISPLIVLEFVSGDGLEERDKSPWTGKFWVYEQAIRPAFYGIYEVRYSRVEVYHLIEDHYELVSENERGHYPIHPLGVELGIWQGRYQNMELPWLRWWDEQGNLLLTGEERADQTELLLQQERQQRELAEQRAEQLAQKLKDMGVNLDEL, from the coding sequence ATGACTACACCTGAAACTTTGCCCACAAAATTACCCGACCACACTGAATTACCAGAATCAGATGGCACGTTTGTGAAAAATTTCCAGGAACATCCCCAAAGTATTCTTTTAACAGATTCAATTCAACCGATATTACAAAAACGTCATCCAGAAGGTAATTATTGCATTGGTCAAGATTCTGGCATTTATTGGCGAATCACAGACCCACCACAAAAAGGAGCAGAAGCACCAGATTGGTTTTATGTGCCAAATGTGCCACCACTGTTAAATAATCAAACCCGACGTTCTTATGTGCTGTGGCAAGAAATTATTTCACCGTTAATTGTATTGGAATTTGTATCAGGAGACGGTTTAGAAGAACGTGACAAAAGTCCTTGGACGGGAAAATTTTGGGTTTACGAGCAAGCAATTAGACCTGCTTTTTACGGTATTTACGAAGTGCGCTATAGTCGCGTGGAAGTGTATCACCTAATAGAAGATCACTATGAATTAGTTTCAGAAAACGAACGAGGACATTACCCAATTCATCCCCTTGGTGTAGAGTTAGGTATTTGGCAAGGTCGTTATCAGAATATGGAATTACCCTGGTTGCGTTGGTGGGATGAGCAGGGAAATTTATTGCTGACTGGCGAAGAAAGAGCAGACCAAACAGAGTTATTGTTACAGCAGGAGCGTCAACAACGGGAATTAGCAGAACAACGGGCTGAACAGTTGGCGCAAAAGCTAAAAGATATGGGCGTCAATTTAGACGAATTATAG
- a CDS encoding Uma2 family endonuclease: MNAITINLKPVLELTDEQFFQLCQANRDLRFERTATGELIIMPPTGGETGNRNAGLTAQIWIWNEQNKLGIVFDSSTGFKLPNGADRSPDASWVKLECWNALNQEEKTKFLALCPDFVVELLSPSDSLKATQEKMREYQDNGARLGWLINRKSQQVEIYRQGQEVEVLDSPATLSGEDVLPGFVLNLEAIW; encoded by the coding sequence ATGAATGCCATAACAATCAATCTTAAACCAGTGCTGGAACTGACAGATGAGCAATTTTTTCAGCTATGTCAAGCAAATCGTGACTTGAGGTTTGAACGTACTGCAACCGGAGAATTAATTATCATGCCCCCAACTGGAGGAGAAACTGGAAATCGTAATGCTGGACTAACTGCTCAAATTTGGATATGGAATGAACAAAATAAACTGGGTATTGTTTTTGATTCTTCCACAGGGTTTAAACTTCCTAACGGTGCAGACCGTTCACCCGATGCTTCTTGGGTGAAACTGGAATGCTGGAATGCACTGAATCAAGAAGAAAAAACAAAATTTCTCGCACTGTGTCCTGATTTTGTAGTTGAGTTACTTTCACCAAGTGATAGTTTGAAAGCAACTCAAGAAAAGATGAGAGAATACCAAGATAATGGTGCGCGTTTAGGTTGGTTAATCAACCGTAAATCTCAACAAGTAGAAATTTATCGACAAGGGCAAGAGGTTGAGGTGTTAGATTCTCCTGCTACCTTGTCAGGGGAAGATGTGCTACCTGGATTTGTTTTGAACTTAGAAGCGATTTGGTAA
- a CDS encoding transposase: MRFTKLNYCQYLLSSQINYTVTNLAEHLDQISHDKINRYLKNEKLTPRLLWDNVKDIVQVSDTAYLVFDDTVLDKRYATEIETSKRQYSGNQHGVIQGIGLINCIYVNHEEGKFWVVDYRIYDPDSDGKTKIDHVTEMLQNLVYHKVLPFQAVLMDSWYATNKLMLYIDGLGKYYYCPLKRNRLVDDTNCLENYKRIESLSWNEEELISGKIIKIKKFPQAKKVKLFRVTVSTDRTDFIATNDLSQDSTDVVQKVCKVRWKIEEFHRELKQLTGIESCQCRKGRIQRNHIACAILVWLRLKNLAYITGQTIYQIKHGLLSNYLVQQLKRPAVPMFIA; this comes from the coding sequence ATGAGATTTACTAAACTTAACTATTGCCAATACTTGTTGAGCAGTCAGATTAATTATACAGTCACGAATTTGGCAGAGCATTTAGATCAGATCAGTCATGATAAAATTAACCGTTATCTCAAAAATGAAAAGTTAACACCTCGTTTGCTTTGGGATAATGTTAAAGATATCGTCCAAGTGAGTGATACTGCATATCTAGTTTTTGATGACACGGTGCTGGATAAACGATACGCCACAGAAATAGAGACAAGTAAACGACAATATAGTGGCAACCAACATGGTGTAATCCAGGGTATCGGCTTAATAAATTGTATATATGTCAATCATGAAGAAGGAAAATTTTGGGTGGTTGACTATCGTATTTATGACCCAGACTCAGATGGTAAAACTAAAATAGACCATGTAACAGAAATGCTGCAAAACCTTGTATATCATAAGGTTTTACCATTCCAAGCTGTGTTAATGGACAGTTGGTATGCCACAAATAAATTAATGTTATACATTGATGGCTTAGGAAAATATTATTATTGTCCTTTGAAACGTAATCGACTTGTAGATGATACTAATTGTCTTGAAAATTATAAAAGGATTGAATCATTATCTTGGAATGAGGAGGAGTTGATATCAGGTAAAATAATAAAAATAAAAAAGTTTCCTCAAGCTAAAAAAGTGAAACTATTCCGAGTAACTGTCTCGACCGACAGAACGGATTTTATCGCTACAAACGATTTATCTCAAGATTCTACGGATGTTGTACAAAAAGTGTGTAAGGTTCGATGGAAAATTGAAGAGTTTCACCGCGAATTAAAGCAATTGACTGGCATTGAATCATGTCAATGCCGTAAGGGTCGTATTCAAAGAAATCATATCGCCTGCGCTATTTTAGTCTGGCTTCGGCTCAAAAATTTAGCTTATATAACTGGTCAAACAATTTATCAAATTAAGCATGGACTACTATCTAATTATTTAGTTCAGCAACTAAAACGTCCGGCTGTTCCTATGTTTATCGCGTAG